Within the Deinococcus peraridilitoris DSM 19664 genome, the region ACGGGGTGAACTTGCAAAGTTCCTTAACGAGGGTTCTCTCGCGCGCCTTAGTGCTCTCACACCCGGACACCTGTGTCGGTTTGCGGTACGGGCACGACAATTTCAACGTTTAGAAGCTTTTCTCGGCACCATGGGTTCATGGACTACGCACCCGAAGGTGATCGTGACAAGCCTCAGTCTCGTGAGCAACGGATTTTCCTGCTGCTCGACCTTGACGTGCCAGCCAGCTCTTCCAGTCGCTGGCTTCCATTACCCTAATGCGTCCCTCCATCACTCCGTTGTCGTGGTGCAGGAATCTTGACCTGCTGTCCATCGAGTACGCCTTTCGGCCTCCCCTTAGGTCCCGACTTTCCCTGGGCGGACGACCCTTCCCCAGGAACCCTTGTCCTTACGGCGACAGGGATTCTCACCCTGTTTATCGTTACTCATACCGGCATCCGCACTTCCCATACCTCCAGTGGCCCTTCCGGTCCACCTTCGCAGGCTTAGGGAACGCTCCCCTACCAGAACACTGACATGTCAGTGCAATCCGCAGCTTCGGTACATCACTTGAGCCCCGATCATTTTCGGCGCCTCGTCACTCGACCAGTGAGCTATTACGCACTCTTTAAAGGGTGGCTGCTTCTAAGCCAACCTCCTGGCTGTTATTGCGACGAGACATCCTTATCCACTTAGTGATGTTTGGGGACCTTAGCTGGCGGTCTGGGTTGTTTCCCTCTCGGCTACGGAAGTTAGCTCCCGCAGCCTCACTCCCGAACTGAAACGCACGACTCTTCGGAGTTTGATAAGAGTTGGTAGGCTGGTAAGCCCCCTAGTCTTTTCAGTGCTCTACAAGCCGTGGTCATGGTTCGAGGCTGTACCTCAATACATTTCGGGGAGAACTAGCTATCTCCAGGTTCGGTTAGCTTTTCACTCCTAAACACAAGTCATCCGAGAACGTTTCAGCGTGCACCGGTTCGGTCCTCCGCCCCCTGTCACGGGGGTTTCAACCTGCTCATGCCTAGCTCACCTGGTTTCGAGTCTAGTCCGTCGTACTATTTCGCCCTTTTCAGACTCGCTTTCGCTCCGCTTTCGACTATCGTCTTAAGCTCGCACGACAGAACTAAGTCGCCGGCTCATGCTTCAATAGGCACGCCACAACCCACTTGCGGGGCCGTGACTGCTTGTAAGTCCACGGGTTCAGTTTCTATTTCACTCCCCTTCCGGGGTTCTTTTCGCCTTTCCCTCACGGTACTAGTTCACTATCGGTCACTGGGAGTATTTAGCCTTGCGCGGTGGTCCGCGCGGATTCAGTCAACACTTCACGTGTATCAACCTACTCAGGGTCAAGCTGGCCGTGATTCGTTTTCCTCTACAGGACTGTCACCTGCTCTGGTCAACCCTTCCAGGTTGTTCGAGTAACGAATCGTCGTGCTGTTGTGCTTGCCCTACAACCCCAACGGACAAGTCCGCTGGTTTAGGCTCTTCCGCGTTCGCTCGCCGCTACTGACGGAATCGATGTCTCTTTCTTCTCCTTCAGGTACTGAGATGTTTCAGTTCCCTGAGTTCCCTCTCCTTGCGGAGTAACACGAGTTCACCCGTGCTGGGTTTCCCCATTCGGACACTCCTGGATCGTGGCCTGATTCCGGCTCCCCAAGACTTTTCGCAGGTAATCGCGTCCTTCTTCGGCTCCAGTGCCAAGGCATCCACCGTGGACCCTTTCTATCTTGACCTTTCGGCTTTGCGCTTGAAGCCACGCAAAGGGTCATATCTTTCGCTCTTACATCGCAGGTTGTCATGCTTCGCGACCTTCGGTTGCCCTCGGTCATCACGCCTTGCGGCGCTTGGTTGCCCGCTTCTCGCAGGTCTTTTAGTTTATGCTACTTCCGTACTTTTGTCAAGTACTTCTACTGATACCAGAACGGAACTCGCTTCGCGGCCCACCGGAGTTCACCAGTTGACAGGCTATACCTGCCTCGTCCGCGACGCCTCTCCGGCGCCTGACCCGCACGTGGCGGATCTCGCGTGACTTGCGTTGACTGTCCAAGCCTTGCGGCCAGTAGTAACCCAGCGGTCACTCGGTGCTGACTGACGTTCCCTTGCGGGCGCGTCTTTCAGCAGTCGTGCCTTGCGGCACTGCCTGGTCATTGGTTCGCTTCGCTTTTTGGGCTTCGACCGCGCCTGGCCCCAGTGTTGCCAGGTGGTCGTGCTGAACCTTTGGTTCGCAGGTCTTTTATCTTACGCCTATAGCTGAGTCTTGTCAACTCTTTCTGCTAACAGCAGAACACCTCGGGCGTAGAAAACCCCCGCCAGAAAGCAGAGGTATCTCGTATTGAAGAGGACTCCGGAAGAAACTTGAGCGCAGCCTATAGAAAGGAGGTGATCCAACCGCACCTTCCGGTACAGTTACCTTGTTACGACTTCACCCCAGTCATGGCTCACAACCTAGGCGCCTGCCGTGAGGCTCCCGGCGACTTCAGCTGCAAACTACTCCCATGGTGTGACGGGCGGTGTGTACAAGGCCCGGGAACGTATTCACCGCGGTGTGCTGACCCGCGATTACTAGCGATTCCAACTTCATGCAGTCGAGTTGCAGACTGCAATCTGAACTGAGGCCGGCTTTCAGCGATTCGCTTGCTCTCGCGAGCTTGCAGCGCGTTGTACCGACCATTGTAGCACGTGTGTAGCCCAGGACGTAAGGACCATGCTGACTAGACGTCATCCCCGCCTTCCTCCTGCTTTCACAGGCAGTCCCTCTAGAGTGCCCAGCCGAACTGCTGGCAACTAAAGGCAAGGGTTGCGCTCGTTGCGGGACTTAACCCAACATCTCACGACACGAGCTGACGACAGCCATGCAGCACCTGTGTCACGGTTCCCCGAAGGGCACCCTCGCATCTCTGCAAGGTTCCGTGCATGTCAAGACCTGGTAAGGTTCTTCGCGTTGCTTCGAATTAAACCACATGCTCCACCGCTTGTGCGGGCCCCCGTCAATTCCTTTGAGTTTCAACCTTGCGGCCGTACTTCCCAGGCGGCACGTTTATCGCGTTGGCTTCGACCATGACGGCATCCCGCCATAATCCAACGTGCATCGTTTAGGGTGTGGACTACCCGGGTATCTAATCCGGTTCGCTCCCCACACTTTCGCGCCTCAGCGTCACAAAATGTCCAGCAACCTGCCTTCGCCATTGGTGTTCCTCCTGGTATCTACGCATTCCACCGCTACACCAGGAATTCCAGTTGCCTCTCCATCCGTCTAGCCTCACAGTCTCCAACCCACTCCCGAAGTTGAGCTTCGGTCTTTAAAGTCAGACTTGAAAAGCCGCCTACACGCCCTTTACGCCCAGTGATTCCGGGTAACGCTCGCACCCTCCGTATTACCGCGGCTGCTGGCACGGAGTTAGCCGGTGCTATTACACAGGTACCGTCATCTCAGCTCGAGGCTGCCTTTCGTCCCTGTTTCAGAGGTTTACAATCCGAAGACCTTCTTCCCTCAAGCGGCGTCGCTCTGTCAGGCTTTCGCCCATTGCAGAAGATTCCTAACTGCTGCCTCCCGTAGGAGTGGGGCCCGTGTCTCAGTGCCCCTGTGGCCGGCCACCCTCTCAGGCCGGCTACGCGTCGTCGCCTTGGTAGGCCTTTACCCCACCAACTAGCTGATGCGACATAACCCGATCCAAAAGCAATAAATCTTTACAACACCACCACAGCAGTGCTGCACATCCCGTATTAGCTTCCCTTTCGGGGAGTTATTCAGGTCTTCTGGGTACGTCAGTTATGCGTTACTCACCCGTGCGCCACTACAGGACCGAAGCCCTGCCGTTCGACTTGCATGTCTTAAGCACGCCGCCAGCGTTCACCCTGAGCCAGGATCAAACTCTCCATAAATGGTCTAGCAAGAGCTTCAAGCTCTGTGTTAGCAGTTGATCCAAGCAATCAAGTCGCTTGGCTTTGGGAGTCTTGCGATCTCCCCTTCTTTGACCTTCCGGTCTGTCTGGATGTCTGGAGTCACTCGGGGGAGTGACCGCATCCGCCTCCCTGTCGGGTGGTCCCTGCTACTCAAGTTTCTTCCGTTGTCATGCTTCGCAAGGCTTTCGCCTCGTGCGCTTCGGGTTGCTTCCCTCAGGCACTCAACCAGTGTACTCGTTCGCGTCGAACTTGTCAACACCCCGCGCACATCCCTTGAGTGCTATACGCGCAGATCGTTATACTACTCTCCGATCAAGATCCTGTCAAACACTCCTCAGCACGGCATTCCTGCCGTTTGCCTTTGCAGCCCTGACTTTTGAGCGGTCCTGAAGAATACTCCTGATTTCGGTCGCTGTCAAGATCCAAGGGAAGGCCATCAAGTCAGCTTTCTCCCACGCTCAGCCTGACCAAAGGGTCGGTGCCGTCCACCGGGCTGAGGCACCCGCGCGCATGAAGATCTCAACACGCTGCATCCAGCAAAATCCTTCGGTTTCACCTGGACTCAGGCCAACAGCTGAACTCCGCCTGCCAGCGGAACAGTCAACACCCATCCATGGTGGTTCGGATGAACGCGGCGATCCCTAAAAAGTGCCATCCCAACTCCCCGGTACGTGAAGGCAAACCGCGTCTCCCTGCACACGACGGTCAATTCACGCGCGACCACCGTGCCAGCAGCACGAGAACGAGCAGAGTCACTCAAGGTGGCGTGTGCGTCCCTTCCGGTTGTGCGCCTTACCCTGAACGAAGAGGGAGGGCTTCGGGTCACGAGCGCTTCGAGCTTGTCCTGAAGAAATCCGGCCGCAACACCTGGTGGGCATGCGTGGCGCGCGTCAATCCCACACCCCAAGCCAGGGCGAGCAGAACGGACGCCACGACGTCCGACACGTGGTGCACGCCGCCGTACACCCTCGACCACATCATCGCCAGAACGTACACGCCGCCCACGAGCAGCACGAGCGTCCGAGCCCGGGTGGGCCAGAGGGCCGCGCTCAACACGATCACGAGCGCCGTCGCCACCATCACGTGCCCGCTCGGAAAGGACGCGCCCGGCTCGTCAAGCAGCGTCTGCCCCGCCGGACGTGGACGTTCGAACACCGGTCGCAGCGCGTTGGCGAGCAGGGTCGCGCCGAGCAGGACGCTGAGTGAGAACCACCCTAGGCGGTGCCGGATTCGGTACAACGCCACGCTGAGGACCACACCGACGCCCAGCATCACCCACGTTCCCCCGATGACGTCGAGAGCGCGCGCCGTGGTGTCGAGCACTGCCGCTCGAGTGGCACGCACCTGCTGCTCGAACGTTCGTTCGAACGCGAATCCCCCGCCTTGCGCCACGTTCTGCGCGAGGTACGCGAACAGCGCGAGCGGGACGAGCATCCCGACGAACAACACCAGCAACGTGCGTCCGTGCGCGCGCAAAAATTCTCCTGGCGTTTCAGTTGTTCGCACGACCCGCGCTCCCTGCCCTTCGTACGTCAGGTCCGAACGTCGAGTGGCTTGCCGGTTCGGTCGCCTGCCTGTGGGCGCACCTTTGGTTCGCGGCGCACGGTTGGTCATTCCTGAGAGGACGGTACCCGCTCATCGCGTCACCACGAATGAATGACGGCCGGACAGCACGCTTCGGGAAAGTTGGATGTGTAAGCGCATGGGTCAACAGTGCCAATGTGTCATGACCCCGAACGATGGACTGTGTGAACATGCGTTGAGCACCGTGGCAGGTATGATGAGTGGCCTTCGTGAATCGGGGAGACGGTCTCGCCGGTGACGCCGTTTGCAGCGCTTCGCATCGTTCGCGAATGCCGCGCACATCACCACGGCGGCGCTTGCGTGACCGATAAAGGCGAGCCTATACAGAAGTTTGGGTCTCCCGCGCTTTACGGGAAGGATTCAGGCAGCCAGCAGGACGCGTTTGCGGAGCGAGTCGAAAGACCCCCGTCCGTAGACCCCCGTCCGTACATCTGCCGCTTGATCAGCTTGATGCGGTTCACTGCGCCCTCGGTCGGGCCATTCGACCAGTCCAGACGGCACGCCGCTTCCAGCGCCTCCCACTCCCAGTCCAAGCCCCCAGCAAACGCTTTGAGGTGCGTCAAATCACTGGCCTGCACTGCTTCGCGCCAGGCCTGAAGTGCGTCTACGTCGTGGCGAAGTAAGGCTGAGCGAAACGTTTTCCCCAATGCCGCCAGCTGTTCCACTTCCGGAAACGATGCCTTCAACACCCGGAGCGCTTCGCGTTCAGGCTCCTGCACGCTGGCTTCGTTCTCCAGCAGCCACGCCAGAACCTTGGGTGTGGCCCGTACGCCTCGCTGCCCAACCATATGAGTTGGCAGGTGGCGGCGAACGCTCAGCCAGCGCCTGACCGACTGACGTGCGCCTCCAAAACCCTGCTCGTGTACCTCGCGGTACAATTGCCCAGCATCCAGACAACCTTGCGCAAGACGTCTGAGCGACTACGGTTCAAAGGCATCGAGCGGGCTGGAACGCTTGGGATAGCGCATGGCCTGTGGAAGTTCGTCTCGGCGCAACGCCTGATGCACCGCTCCTCGGGCGACAACTCAAGTCCGAGCGGTGCGGGAAATGGACCATCACTCGGCGTGCAACTCTCGAAGGCGCGTGTACCGCTCACGTCGCCTGGCGACCGACGCTTCATGCGCTGCGCGTTCCTTGCGGGCTCGTTTTGCTGGCAGCACGTCATGCGAGTGGAGGTTCAAGAGGTTCTTCAGTGCCTGCTGTCGGCGACCGAGGTCACGCTCCATGGCTTCCACCAGATTCTTCAGGACGTGCCAGTCGAGGGACGGGCTTCGCCCGACCCGTTGGGCGGTCCAAAACCTGCTGAGCCTGGGGTGCCCCCAGGGTGATGCCACGCGCATATTCCTTCGAGCGGTCCCGAGCAACAAACTTCACTTGCGGGTGTCGTGCCAGCCAGTCAGCGACAGTTTCCACTTTGCGGCCTGGGAGGAGATCAACGGGCTGACCGGCAAGGAGATCCACAATGATCGTGCCATACGAGAAGCCGCGCCTGAAGGCAAAGTCATCCACGCCTATTGCTTCTGGTACAAGACGTGGCGCGACTTCCAAAGCGTGTAGGCTACGCAGGAGACGATCCGGTGTGACCCGAAGCGCCAGATGCCGGGCAAGCCGAGCTCCAGCTACTCCGCCCACGCTGAGGGCCAGCGTACGGAGCAGCTGCTGGACCCGCGTGGTGACTCGGCCGTAGGAAGCGACGAGGTCGGGGAAGCGTTCTGCGAAGGTGCGTTTGGGGCAGGCGGCATTGCGGCAGCGGAATCGCCGGGAGCGGAGTTGGAGGATGACTTCCTGACCGAAGCAGGCGAGGTCCCGGACAGTGCGGAGGGCGCGGTCGTGAATACTCCCGGTCTCCGTCTCACAGGCCGGGCAGGTCACACTGGAGCGTCCACTGCCCAGGGCCAGAAGCGACTGCCCGTCAAGGGTGCGTGAAGCAGTGATTTCAAGTGCCAAATCAGCAGGAAAGGCTTGCTGGAGCGCATTCGGTATGGTCACTCGGGCAGTGAAGCGTCAGTGCATTCTCCATACCGTGCCCAAACGCCTGTTCTGCTGGTTGCCTGAATCCTTCCCGTAAAGCGCGGGAGACCCTAAATTCTGAACACCTCCGCTTCAAGCAATCCTGCTGAACTTGAAGATCAAAAGCTTCACAGCGCCACCAGCCACGCCTCATCGCACGCAACGGCTGTTGTCGCACGAACTGCCGAACCGTCTCAGAACTGGACACCTCTCGTCACCTCCGGCAACTTCACCCACCCTGAACACACCACAGAGGACCTGACCACGGTTGACCATCCCTCGTCACGCCTGCGCGTCATCCCACCCGTTATTACGACGATGAGCTGATCCAGCTGGCTGCTGCCATGCGCCATGTCACCCGGCAGTCCCTGCTGAGCAAGGAACTCCGGGATCTGGTACTGGACTTATCAACTTCCCTCGAAGACGCGTTGAAGCTGGTCAACGAGAAGCGAGGAACGAACGCCGGCTGGATGACCATTCTGATCCGCACAGAGTTGCAGCAGTTACGGACAGCTGAAGAGCCTTCCGGATCCTGACCGGTGCATCGGGAACGTTTCCCGTTCGCATCAGTACCCTACCTGTGTCATCCGCCGTTCAGCCTGCCCCATTCCGGTGAGCGTGTTCTCACGGGCCTGCAACGAGTTCCGCGACCCAGCGCTCCAGTTGCTCGACCTGTTGCTCGAGTAGCTGTGTGGAGTGCCGACTGAGGCTCAGCAAGTATGACCCCTGGAGTCCCGCGAGGAAATGCAATGCGAGCTTCTCACTGTCTTCTCTTCCCAGCGCCCGGAACTGAAGCTCCAGCCAGGACAGTTGCAGTCCCAGCAGGTTTGCCGCGGAACTCGCGGCGCTGCTCGAGATCTTCTCGAGCTCCAGCATCAGGGCGGCGTAGGGACAGCCATGGCGGGCCCGCTGTTCCTTGGTGGCAAGGCTTCCTTGCAAGAACGCCAGGAGGCGCCTTCTGGGGTCGCGCTCGGCGTTGAAGCGGCTGAGGTCATCCAGGATGTCCTTGCCGTGCGCGGCGATGACCGCCTCGGTCAGCGCGTCCTTGGTTTTGAAGTGGTAGTAGAGGTTCCCGGAGGGCACGTCGGCAGTCAGGGCGACTTGCGCGAGGGTCGTGCTTTGCACGCCCTGCTGGGTGTACAGGGTTTTCGCCGCCTGAATGAGGCGCTCGCGCTTGTCGGTGCGCCGCATGTCACCTTGTCTGGGTGCCTTCACGTGCTCAGCCTGGCCTTCCTGGTGGCGCTTGGTGGGATAAATGGCGAAGGGGTAGGCGTGTACAGGTAAGTATCCCTTGTCGGGGCGTACGGACTGCCAGAGGAAGAAAGAACCCCACCCTTCACGAGGAGGGGCGGGGCTTGTGCTACGTCCTTGGAGCCAAGGGACGGGCTGCTGGGCGCTGGGGGCTCAGATTATTACGAGTCGCCGTCGGTTTCTTCGTCTTCGCCGTCGTCGCCGTCATCGCCGTCGTCGCCGCCGTCGCCGTCATCGCCTTCGTCGTCGCCGTCGTCCTCGTCGTCATCGGAGTCGACGGTCTTGTCAAAGTCAACGTCGACGTCAATGCTCACGTCTTCGTCTGCGTCGACGTGGCCGTCAGCGTCGCCGCCTTCGCCGCCGTCACCGCCGTGGGCTTCGCCGCCGTTGGCGTGTCCGCTGTTGTCGGAGTCACTGTCTTCTTCGCCTTCGTCATCGCCTTCGTCATCACCGGAGCCGGTGGTGCCACCGTTGCCGCCAGTGGCGTTGCCGCCGTTACCGCCGTTGCCAGCGTGGACTTGTTGCATGATGGACTTCATCCACTCGGCGCCCATCAAGCTGCCGGTGCTGCTGGCGTTGCCGCTGGTGTCGGTGCTGCCGTCGTCCGTTTCGATGTCTTTGTCGATGTCGATGTCGACGTCTACGTCAAGGTTCTTGTTGGAGTCGACGCGGCCGTTGGCGTCGCCGCCCTTACCGCCGTTTCCGCCGTGGGCTTCGCCGCCGTTGGCATGTCCGCCGTTGTCGGCGGTGCCGCCGTTGCCGCCGGTGGCGTCACCGCCGTTGCCGCCGTGTCCGGCTTTGACTTCCTGAACGATGCCTTTCATCCAGTTGCTGGACGTGTCGGTGTTCGTTTGGGCGAAGGCGGTGGTGGCGCCGGCGAGGCTGAGGGCGAGGAAGGAAGCCAGGATGCGTGCTTTGGGTTGTTTCATGGTGATGTCTCCAGTTCGGTGATTAAGAAAAAAAGCGTAGGGTTATTGTTGAACCGTCTTTTGTTCTTAGTCCAAACGGTCCTCCTTTGTATCGACTTGCGTTCGACGCTTTCTTGCTTCTCTGCGTCTCTTGTGTCAAGTATTGGCGTGTAATTTATTACAGGGATGATAATCCTCAGTCTTTTTGATCATGAAGTAGTTAGTAACTCAACTTAATCGGGAGTGACAGCATCGAAGCATTTGCATCACTCAAGCATCGCTAGCAGCGGCAGACAAATTATGAAAGACAGAATTGTTTTATTGCTAGCACTAACGCGGCGTAGCAGGCACCTATAAGACCAGAACAATCCCACCAAACAAAAGAATGAGCGAAACGCCGCACATTCTTTCATCCCGGCCATCAACAAGAAAATCAATACTCATATAAGAAACTCGCAACAAGCGAGTGGCAAAAAAGGAAGGGCCGACGCAGCACCAGCAGGAAGCGAGGAACCGGAATGAGCGTACGAACACGAGCGATCACCCAGACACTCAACACGGTCATCTCCACCGCACCCCACCACCAGGACCGGGACGCACTGAACAAAGCCAGGGAACTGCTCGCCCTCGTTCACACGCTCCCCAGCTCCCGCTGGAATGCTGTCCTGCAAGAGGCCGAGCGCCTTCTGGAAGAACTGCACGCCCACGAACCATCAAAGCCCA harbors:
- a CDS encoding phosphatase PAP2 family protein, producing the protein MRTTETPGEFLRAHGRTLLVLFVGMLVPLALFAYLAQNVAQGGGFAFERTFEQQVRATRAAVLDTTARALDVIGGTWVMLGVGVVLSVALYRIRHRLGWFSLSVLLGATLLANALRPVFERPRPAGQTLLDEPGASFPSGHVMVATALVIVLSAALWPTRARTLVLLVGGVYVLAMMWSRVYGGVHHVSDVVASVLLALAWGVGLTRATHAHQVLRPDFFRTSSKRS
- a CDS encoding transposase; this translates as MYREVHEQGFGGARQSVRRWLSVRRHLPTHMVGQRGVRATPKVLAWLLENEASVQEPEREALRVLKASFPEVEQLAALGKTFRSALLRHDVDALQAWREAVQASDLTHLKAFAGGLDWEWEALEAACRLDWSNGPTEGAVNRIKLIKRQMYGRGSTDGGLSTRSANASCWLPESFP
- a CDS encoding ISL3 family transposase; the protein is MTIPNALQQAFPADLALEITASRTLDGQSLLALGSGRSSVTCPACETETGSIHDRALRTVRDLACFGQEVILQLRSRRFRCRNAACPKRTFAERFPDLVASYGRVTTRVQQLLRTLALSVGGVAGARLARHLALRVTPDRLLRSLHALEVAPRLVPEAIGVDDFAFRRGFSYGTIIVDLLAGQPVDLLPGRKVETVADWLARHPQVKFVARDRSKEYARGITLGAPQAQQVLDRPTGRAKPVPRLARPEESGGSHGA
- a CDS encoding TetR/AcrR family transcriptional regulator, translated to MKAPRQGDMRRTDKRERLIQAAKTLYTQQGVQSTTLAQVALTADVPSGNLYYHFKTKDALTEAVIAAHGKDILDDLSRFNAERDPRRRLLAFLQGSLATKEQRARHGCPYAALMLELEKISSSAASSAANLLGLQLSWLELQFRALGREDSEKLALHFLAGLQGSYLLSLSRHSTQLLEQQVEQLERWVAELVAGP